A part of Citrifermentans bremense genomic DNA contains:
- a CDS encoding homocysteine S-methyltransferase family protein, translated as MKMPFMQAVKERVLVLDGAMGTMLQERGLKPGQSPEEMNLTAADVVAGVHRAYLDAGADIIVTNTFGGTKAKLEHYGLGDQVARINAEAVRIAREVAGEKAYVAGSIGPTGRFLEPVGDMGFDEAVSLFREQAQALIDAGCDLISFETFLDIKEIRAGVIAVREISKDIPVIAMLTFEEKGRSVLGTPPQAAAITLEAVGATIVGSNCGLGPEGIYQILSGMREVTSLPLISQANAGLPVLKDGTTIFPATPDEMTAYHDRLIELGVRIIGGCCGTTPAHIAAIKKALAAKQAPFAPKKEEGTTWLSSRGSFAAIGSAHPVALIGERINPTGKKLYSQELREGKVSYIRREALEQTGLGATLLDVNVGTPGIDEPAAMERAVFCITGAVQTPLVLDSSSPAALEAGLKAADGKVLINSVNGEEKSLAAILPLAKKYGAALVCLTLDDAGIPAEAAGRVAVAEKIAAAALAAGVKRSDLVVDCLTLTVSAEPKGALVALEAVRQVSALGLNTTLGVSNISFGLPCRPLISSTFFSMAMAAGLTSAIVNVKEAPMMAAWRSSMVLLEKDVNAARYIEAYKGQAVGATVEPAAAAGTAGVQAAAAGPEGIRGRLSKAVINGEADNVVALVEEALAEGLSPMQISSEALLVGLDEVGRRFGSGEFFLPQVMVSADTMKTAFARLKQELSTGGLESIGKIMMATVEGDIHDIGKNILVTLLENNGFEVIDLGKNVPADRILQEARAHQVDAVGLSALMTTTMAQMDKVVKLLKAEGVKSFTMVGGAVVTQEYADEIGADLYAKDAMEAVARIKKLLAK; from the coding sequence ATGAAGATGCCTTTTATGCAGGCGGTTAAGGAGCGGGTGCTGGTTCTCGACGGCGCCATGGGGACCATGCTGCAGGAGCGCGGGCTGAAGCCGGGCCAGTCTCCCGAGGAGATGAACCTCACCGCAGCCGACGTGGTCGCCGGGGTGCACCGGGCTTACCTCGACGCCGGCGCCGACATCATCGTCACCAACACCTTCGGCGGCACCAAGGCGAAGCTGGAGCATTACGGCCTGGGGGATCAGGTGGCGCGCATCAACGCCGAAGCGGTGCGCATCGCCCGCGAGGTGGCAGGCGAAAAGGCCTACGTGGCAGGCTCCATCGGCCCCACCGGCCGTTTCCTGGAGCCGGTCGGCGACATGGGCTTCGACGAGGCGGTGTCGCTTTTCCGCGAGCAGGCGCAGGCGCTCATCGACGCCGGCTGCGACCTCATCAGCTTCGAAACCTTCCTCGACATCAAGGAGATCCGCGCCGGGGTCATCGCGGTGCGCGAGATCTCGAAGGATATCCCGGTCATCGCCATGCTAACCTTCGAGGAGAAGGGAAGAAGCGTCCTCGGCACTCCGCCGCAGGCGGCAGCCATCACCCTGGAGGCGGTAGGTGCGACCATCGTCGGCTCCAACTGCGGCCTGGGTCCCGAAGGGATCTACCAGATCCTCTCCGGCATGAGGGAGGTGACCTCGCTTCCGCTCATCTCCCAGGCGAACGCGGGGCTCCCGGTCCTCAAGGACGGGACCACCATCTTCCCGGCGACCCCGGACGAGATGACCGCCTACCACGACCGGCTGATCGAGCTCGGCGTCCGCATCATAGGGGGATGCTGCGGCACCACCCCCGCCCACATCGCCGCCATCAAGAAGGCGCTCGCCGCGAAGCAGGCCCCCTTCGCCCCCAAGAAGGAAGAAGGGACCACCTGGCTCTCCAGCCGCGGCAGCTTCGCCGCCATAGGCTCCGCCCATCCTGTCGCGCTTATCGGCGAGCGCATCAACCCGACCGGCAAGAAGCTCTACTCCCAGGAGTTAAGGGAAGGGAAGGTGAGCTACATCCGCCGCGAGGCGCTGGAGCAGACCGGGCTCGGCGCGACGCTTCTGGACGTGAACGTCGGCACCCCCGGGATCGACGAGCCGGCCGCCATGGAGCGCGCCGTCTTCTGCATCACCGGCGCCGTCCAGACGCCGCTGGTCCTCGACTCCTCCTCACCCGCCGCACTGGAGGCGGGGCTAAAGGCCGCCGACGGCAAGGTCCTCATCAACTCGGTGAACGGCGAAGAGAAAAGCCTCGCGGCCATCCTCCCCCTGGCCAAGAAGTACGGCGCGGCGCTGGTCTGCCTGACGCTGGACGACGCGGGCATTCCCGCCGAGGCCGCGGGACGGGTAGCCGTCGCCGAAAAGATCGCCGCTGCCGCGCTCGCTGCGGGCGTGAAGCGGAGCGACCTCGTGGTCGACTGCCTCACCCTGACCGTGAGCGCCGAGCCCAAGGGGGCGCTGGTGGCCCTTGAGGCGGTGCGCCAGGTGAGCGCGCTCGGACTCAACACGACGCTTGGGGTTTCCAACATCTCCTTCGGCCTCCCCTGCCGTCCGCTCATCTCCTCCACCTTCTTCTCCATGGCCATGGCCGCCGGTCTCACCTCGGCCATCGTCAACGTGAAGGAGGCGCCGATGATGGCGGCCTGGAGAAGCTCCATGGTGCTCCTGGAAAAGGACGTCAACGCGGCCCGCTACATCGAGGCGTACAAGGGACAGGCGGTCGGAGCCACCGTGGAGCCCGCCGCTGCCGCGGGTACTGCCGGCGTCCAGGCCGCGGCCGCCGGGCCGGAAGGGATCCGCGGGCGGCTTTCGAAAGCGGTCATAAACGGCGAGGCCGACAACGTGGTGGCGCTGGTGGAAGAGGCGCTGGCCGAGGGGCTCTCCCCGATGCAGATCAGCTCCGAGGCGCTCCTCGTCGGGCTAGACGAGGTGGGGCGTCGCTTCGGCTCCGGCGAGTTCTTCCTGCCGCAGGTGATGGTCTCCGCCGACACCATGAAGACCGCTTTCGCCAGGCTGAAACAGGAGCTTTCCACCGGCGGGCTCGAGAGCATCGGCAAGATCATGATGGCGACCGTCGAGGGGGACATCCACGACATCGGCAAGAACATCCTGGTCACCCTCCTGGAGAACAACGGCTTCGAGGTGATCGACCTGGGGAAGAACGTCCCTGCCGACCGCATCCTGCAGGAGGCGCGGGCCCACCAGGTGGACGCGGTCGGGCTCTCCGCGCTGATGACGACGACCATGGCGCAGATGGACAAGGTGGTCAAGCTGTTGAAGGCCGAGGGGGTCAAGAGCTTCACCATGGTGGGCGGGGCGGTGGTCACCCAGGAATACGCCGACGAGATCGGCGCCGACCTCTACGCCAAGGACGCCATGGAGGCGGTGGCCCGCATCAAGAAACTGCTGGCAAAATAA
- a CDS encoding transketolase codes for MKEKIADLEEKARRLRVAIVKTLHKSQSGHTGGSLSAIDMVCALYFHKMRHNPQDPAWEGRDRFVLSKGHAAPALYVTLAECGYFPAEDLMMLRRLGSHLQGHPDSKGTPGVDVCTGSLGQGLSMANGMALGFKLDGKDNRVYAVLGDGELQEGQIWEAAMAAGHYKSDNLCALIDANGLQIDGDVSKVMNVASIGDKFKAFGWNVIEIDGHDMGQIISALDQAEAHKGAPTAIVAKTVKGKGVHLFENKASYHGVTPNDEELPEALRCLGCCD; via the coding sequence GTGAAAGAAAAGATTGCAGATCTGGAGGAAAAGGCGAGGCGCCTGCGCGTCGCCATCGTGAAGACGCTGCACAAGTCGCAGTCCGGTCACACCGGCGGGTCGCTCTCGGCCATCGACATGGTGTGCGCCCTGTACTTCCACAAGATGCGCCACAACCCGCAGGACCCCGCCTGGGAGGGCAGGGACCGCTTCGTGCTCAGCAAGGGGCACGCGGCGCCGGCGCTCTACGTGACCCTGGCGGAGTGCGGCTACTTCCCGGCGGAGGACCTGATGATGCTGCGCCGCCTGGGGAGCCACCTGCAGGGGCACCCGGACAGCAAGGGAACCCCCGGCGTCGACGTCTGCACCGGTTCGCTCGGCCAGGGGCTTTCCATGGCCAACGGCATGGCGCTCGGCTTCAAGCTGGACGGGAAAGACAACCGCGTCTACGCGGTTCTCGGCGACGGCGAACTTCAGGAGGGGCAGATCTGGGAGGCGGCCATGGCCGCCGGGCACTACAAGAGCGACAACCTCTGCGCCCTGATCGACGCCAACGGCCTGCAGATCGACGGCGACGTCTCGAAGGTCATGAACGTGGCCTCGATCGGCGACAAGTTCAAGGCGTTCGGCTGGAACGTGATCGAGATCGACGGGCACGACATGGGCCAGATCATCTCGGCCCTGGACCAGGCCGAGGCGCACAAAGGGGCGCCCACCGCCATCGTCGCCAAGACGGTGAAGGGCAAGGGTGTGCACCTGTTCGAGAACAAGGCCTCCTACCACGGCGTCACCCCGAACGACGAGGAACTTCCCGAGGCGCTCAGGTGCCTTGGCTGCTGCGACTAA